Proteins from a genomic interval of Equus quagga isolate Etosha38 chromosome 13, UCLA_HA_Equagga_1.0, whole genome shotgun sequence:
- the FHOD1 gene encoding FH1/FH2 domain-containing protein 1 isoform X7, giving the protein MPSWEDKDLVPEFVHSEGLSCLIRVGAAADHNYQSYILRALGQLMLFVDGMLGVVAHSETVQWLYTLCASLSRLVVKTALKLLLVFVEYSENNAPLFICAVNSVASATGALPWANLVSILEEKNGADPELLVYTVTLINKTLAALPDQDSFYDVTDALEQQGMEALVQRLLGTAGTDVDLRAQLVLYESALRLEDGDIEEAAPGGRRERRKPSSEEGKRSRRSLEGGGCPVRAPEPGPSGLASPTGPASSPTSPASPLAPTSSSTGPAPPTGPTSSPVGPASGLRTSVSLFPTISVAPSSDSSCERSIYKLHQTAPVWAPESPPVPQSPTGQARLEARFLENVAAAETEKQAALAQGRAETLAGAMPDEVDRHPDTRKLWDSPEPAPAPRTPQSPTPRVLLRAQQSLEPEPEETLASPSPKVEPIREFPIRIPKLCIGDLDFSDLGEDEDQDMLNTESVEAGKGVLPPPPPVPLLSGGPPPPPPPPPPLIKSPFPPPPPLAAPPPPSVPDGLALPTKRKTVKLFWRELKLAGGHGGSQSHFGPCPTLWASLEPVSVDTARLEHLFESRAKDVLPSKKAGEGRRTMTTVLDPKRSNAINIGLTTLPPVHVIKAALLNFDEFAVSKDGIEKLLTMMPTDEERQKIEEAHLANPDIPLGPAENFLMILASIGALAARLQLWAFKLDYDSMEREIAEPLFDLKVGMEQLVQNATFRCILATLLAVGNFLNGSQSSGFELSYLEKVSEVKDTVRRQSLLHHLCSLVLQTRPDSSDLYSEIPALTRCAKVDFEQLTENLGQLERRSRAAEESLRSLAKHELAPALRARLTHFLAQCARRVAMLRVVHRRVCNRFRAFLLYLGYTAQAAREVRIMQFCHTLREFALEYRTCRERVLQQQQKRATYRERNKTRGRMITETEKFSGVAGEAPSNPSVPVAVGSGPGRGDADSHASMKILLTSKPEDTTHGRRSRGMVQNSSPVVPTAVGPSTVPPEESPGSSLPSDTSDEIMDLLVQSVTKSSPRALAARERKRSRGNRKSLRRTLKSGLGEDLVQALGLSKGSDLEV; this is encoded by the exons ATGCCATCTTGG GAGGACAAGGACCTGGTGCCTGAATTCGTGCATTCGGAGGGGCTGAGTTGCCTGATCCGTGTGGGTGCTGCTGCCGACCACAACTACCAGAGCTACATCCTCCGAG CACTAGGCCAGCTGATGCTTTTTGTGGATGGGATGCTAGGGGTGGTAGCTCACAGTGAGACCGTGCAGTGGCTGTACACACTGTGTGCCAGCCTG TCCCGCTTGGTAGTGAAGACAGCCCTGAAGCTGCTCCTGGTATTTGTGGAATACTCTGAGAACAACGCACCGCTGTTCATCTGTGCAGTCAACTCTGTGGCCAGCGCTACCG GTGCTCTTCCATGGGCCAATCTTGTGTCTATCCTGGAGGAGAAGAATGGTGCTGACCCCGAGTTGCTGGTGTACACAGTCACACTCATTAACAAG ACACTGGCAGCGCTCCCAGATCAGGACTCCTTCTATGACGTGACGGATGCACTGGAGCAGCAGGGCATGGAGGCACTGGTCCAGCGCCTCTTGGGCACTGCGGGCACTGATGTCGACCTGCGTGCCCAGCTTGTGCTTTACGAG AGCGCCCTGCGGTTGGAGGATGGAGACATCGAGGAAGCCGCCCCAGGTGGGCGGCGGGAGCGCCGAAAGCCGTCTTCAGAGGAGGGCAAGAGGAGCCGCCGATCTCTAGAAGGCGGGGGCTGCCCTGTGCGCGCCCCTGAGCCTGG CCCCTCAGGCCTCGCCTCGCCGACAGGCCCCGCCTCCAGCCCCACAAGCCCCGCCTCGCCGCtagcccccacctcctcctccaccgGCCCTGCTCCACCgacaggccccacctccagcccgGTGGGCCCTGCCTCTGGCCTCCGTACCTCGGTGAGCCTCTTTCCTACCATCTCCGTGGCGCCCTCCTCCGACAGCTCCTGCGAGAGGAGCATCTACAA acTTCACCAAACTGCTCCTGTTTG GGCCCCTGAGAGCCCACCTGTCCCCCAGTCCCCTACTGGGCAGGCCAGGCTGGA AGCCCGGTTCCTGGAGAATGTGGCAGCGGCGGAAACAGAGAAGCAGGCTGCGCTGGCCCAGGGCCGGGCAGAGACGCTGGCTGGGGCCATGCCTGATGAGGTGGATAGGCACCCAG ATACCCGGAAACTATGGGACTCCCCAGAACCAGCCCCTGCACCCAGAACACCCCAGAGCCCTACCCCCCGAGTCCTACTCCGGGCCCAGCAGAGTCTTGAGCCAGAGCCCGAGGAGACACTGGCCTCACCAAGCCCCAAGGTTGAGCCCATCCGGGAATTCCCTATCCGTATACCCAAGCTCTGCATTGGGGACCTGGACTTCTCAGATCTGGGGGAGGATGAAGACCAGGACATGCTGAACACAGAGTCTGTGGAGGCTGGGAAAGGGgtcctgcccccaccacccccagtgcctctgctctctggaggccccccgcctcctccacccccacctcccccactcaTCAAAAGCCCAttcccaccacctccacccctggctgcccctcctcctccttcagtaCCTGATGGCCTAGCCCTCCCCACAAAGAGGAAGACAGTAAAACTTTTCTGGCGGGAGCTAAAGCTGGCTGGGGGCCATGGAGGCTCTCAGAGCCACTTTGGTCCTTGTCCCACCCTGTGGGCCTCACTGGAgcctgtctcagtggacacagcccGGCTGGAACACCTGTTCGAGTCCCGTGCCAAGGACGTGCTGCCTTCCAAG AAAGCTGGTGAGGGCCGCCGGACAATGACCACAGTGCTGGATCCCAAGCGCAGCAACGCCATCAACATTGGCCTAACCACACTGCCACCTGTGCACGTCATCAAGGCGGCCCTGCTCAATTTTGATGAGTTTGCTGTCAGCAAGGATGGCATTGAG AAGCTACTGACCATGATGCCCACGGATGAGGAGCGGCAGAAGATCGAGGAGGCCCATCTGGCCAATCCTGACATACCCCTGGGCCCAGCCGAGAATTTCCTGATGATTCTTGCCTCCATTGGGGCCCTGGCTGCTCGGCTACAACTCTGGGCCTTCAAGCTGGACTATGACAGCATGGAGCGG GAAATTGCAGAACCACTATTTGATCTGAAAGTGGGTATGGAACAGCTGGTGCAAAATGCCACCTTCCGCTGCATCCTGGCCACCCTGCTGGCTGTGGGCAACTTCCTCAATGGCTCCCAG AGCAGCGGCTTTGAACTGAGCTACCTGGAGAAGGTGTCAGAGGTGAAGGACACAGTGCGCCGGCAGTCACTGCTGCACCATCTCTGCTCCTTGGTGCTCCAGACCCGGCCTGATTCCTCCGACCTCTACTCAGAAATCCCTGCCCTGACCCGTTGTGCCAAG GTTGACTTTGAGCAGCTGACTGAGAACCTGGGGCAGCTAGAGCGCCGGAGCCGGGCAGCTGAGGAGAGTCTGCGGAGCTTGGCCAAGCACGAGCTGGCCCCAGCCCTGCGTGCCCGCCTCACCCACTTCCTGGCCCAGTGTGCCCGCCGTGTTGCCATGCTGCGGGTAGTGCACCGCCGTGTCTGCAACAG GTTCCGTGCCTTCCTGCTGTACCTGGGGTACACTGCACAGGCAGCTCGCGAAGTGCGCATCATGCAGTTCTGCCATACGCTGCGGGAGTTTGCACTGGAGTATCGGACTTGCCGGGAACGGgtgctgcagcagcagcagaagcggGCCACATACCGTGAGCGCAACAAGACCCGGGGACGCATGATCACTGAG ACAGAGAAGTTTTCTGGTGTGGCTGGGGAAGCCCCCAGCAACCCATCTGTCCCAGTGGCTGTGGGCAGCGGGCCAGGCCGGGGTGATGCCGACAGTCATGCCAGCATGAAGATTCTGCTCACCAGCAAGCCTGAGGACACCACACATGGTCGCCGCAGCAGAG GCATGGTCCAGAACAGCTCCCCAGTCGTGCCCACAGCAGTGGGGCCCTCCACTGTACCCCCAGAAGAATCCCCAGGCTCCAGTTTACCCAGTGACACTTCAGATGAGATCATGGACCTGCTAGTGCAGTCAGTGACCAAGAGCAGTCCTCGCGCCTTAGCTGCTCGAGAACGCAAGCGTTCCCGTGGCAACCGCAAGTCTT TGAGGCGGACGTTGAAGAGCGGGCTCGGAGAGGACCTGGTGCAGGCACTGGGACTGAGCAAGGGTTCTGACCTGGAGGTGTGA
- the FHOD1 gene encoding FH1/FH2 domain-containing protein 1 isoform X1 — protein MAGGEDRGDGEPESVVTVRVQYLEDTDPFSCANLPEPRRAPTCCLDAALPLGAQIPTLHRLLGAPLKLEDCALQVSPSGYYLDPELSLEEQREMLEGFYEEISKGRKPTLILRTQLSVRVNAILEKLYGSSGPELRRSLFSLKQIFQEDKDLVPEFVHSEGLSCLIRVGAAADHNYQSYILRALGQLMLFVDGMLGVVAHSETVQWLYTLCASLSRLVVKTALKLLLVFVEYSENNAPLFICAVNSVASATGALPWANLVSILEEKNGADPELLVYTVTLINKTLAALPDQDSFYDVTDALEQQGMEALVQRLLGTAGTDVDLRAQLVLYESALRLEDGDIEEAAPGGRRERRKPSSEEGKRSRRSLEGGGCPVRAPEPGPSGLASPTGPASSPTSPASPLAPTSSSTGPAPPTGPTSSPVGPASGLRTSVSLFPTISVAPSSDSSCERSIYKLHQTAPVWAPESPPVPQSPTGQARLEARFLENVAAAETEKQAALAQGRAETLAGAMPDEVDRHPDTRKLWDSPEPAPAPRTPQSPTPRVLLRAQQSLEPEPEETLASPSPKVEPIREFPIRIPKLCIGDLDFSDLGEDEDQDMLNTESVEAGKGVLPPPPPVPLLSGGPPPPPPPPPPLIKSPFPPPPPLAAPPPPSVPDGLALPTKRKTVKLFWRELKLAGGHGGSQSHFGPCPTLWASLEPVSVDTARLEHLFESRAKDVLPSKKAGEGRRTMTTVLDPKRSNAINIGLTTLPPVHVIKAALLNFDEFAVSKDGIEKLLTMMPTDEERQKIEEAHLANPDIPLGPAENFLMILASIGALAARLQLWAFKLDYDSMEREIAEPLFDLKVGMEQLVQNATFRCILATLLAVGNFLNGSQSSGFELSYLEKVSEVKDTVRRQSLLHHLCSLVLQTRPDSSDLYSEIPALTRCAKVDFEQLTENLGQLERRSRAAEESLRSLAKHELAPALRARLTHFLAQCARRVAMLRVVHRRVCNRFRAFLLYLGYTAQAAREVRIMQFCHTLREFALEYRTCRERVLQQQQKRATYRERNKTRGRMITETEKFSGVAGEAPSNPSVPVAVGSGPGRGDADSHASMKILLTSKPEDTTHGRRSRGMVQNSSPVVPTAVGPSTVPPEESPGSSLPSDTSDEIMDLLVQSVTKSSPRALAARERKRSRGNRKSLRRTLKSGLGEDLVQALGLSKGSDLEV, from the exons CTAGAGGACTGTGCCCTGCAAGTGTCTCCCTCTGGATACTACCTGGACCCTGAGCTGTCCCTGGAAGAGCAGCGGGAGATGCTGGAGGGCTTCTATGAAGAGATCAG CAAAGGGCGGAAGCCTACGCTGATCCTGCGGACCCAGCTCTCCGTGAGGGTTAATGCCATCTTGG AAAAGTTGTATGGCTCCAGTGGCCCTGAGCTCCGCCGCTCCCTCTTCTCACTAAAGCAGATCTTCCAG GAGGACAAGGACCTGGTGCCTGAATTCGTGCATTCGGAGGGGCTGAGTTGCCTGATCCGTGTGGGTGCTGCTGCCGACCACAACTACCAGAGCTACATCCTCCGAG CACTAGGCCAGCTGATGCTTTTTGTGGATGGGATGCTAGGGGTGGTAGCTCACAGTGAGACCGTGCAGTGGCTGTACACACTGTGTGCCAGCCTG TCCCGCTTGGTAGTGAAGACAGCCCTGAAGCTGCTCCTGGTATTTGTGGAATACTCTGAGAACAACGCACCGCTGTTCATCTGTGCAGTCAACTCTGTGGCCAGCGCTACCG GTGCTCTTCCATGGGCCAATCTTGTGTCTATCCTGGAGGAGAAGAATGGTGCTGACCCCGAGTTGCTGGTGTACACAGTCACACTCATTAACAAG ACACTGGCAGCGCTCCCAGATCAGGACTCCTTCTATGACGTGACGGATGCACTGGAGCAGCAGGGCATGGAGGCACTGGTCCAGCGCCTCTTGGGCACTGCGGGCACTGATGTCGACCTGCGTGCCCAGCTTGTGCTTTACGAG AGCGCCCTGCGGTTGGAGGATGGAGACATCGAGGAAGCCGCCCCAGGTGGGCGGCGGGAGCGCCGAAAGCCGTCTTCAGAGGAGGGCAAGAGGAGCCGCCGATCTCTAGAAGGCGGGGGCTGCCCTGTGCGCGCCCCTGAGCCTGG CCCCTCAGGCCTCGCCTCGCCGACAGGCCCCGCCTCCAGCCCCACAAGCCCCGCCTCGCCGCtagcccccacctcctcctccaccgGCCCTGCTCCACCgacaggccccacctccagcccgGTGGGCCCTGCCTCTGGCCTCCGTACCTCGGTGAGCCTCTTTCCTACCATCTCCGTGGCGCCCTCCTCCGACAGCTCCTGCGAGAGGAGCATCTACAA acTTCACCAAACTGCTCCTGTTTG GGCCCCTGAGAGCCCACCTGTCCCCCAGTCCCCTACTGGGCAGGCCAGGCTGGA AGCCCGGTTCCTGGAGAATGTGGCAGCGGCGGAAACAGAGAAGCAGGCTGCGCTGGCCCAGGGCCGGGCAGAGACGCTGGCTGGGGCCATGCCTGATGAGGTGGATAGGCACCCAG ATACCCGGAAACTATGGGACTCCCCAGAACCAGCCCCTGCACCCAGAACACCCCAGAGCCCTACCCCCCGAGTCCTACTCCGGGCCCAGCAGAGTCTTGAGCCAGAGCCCGAGGAGACACTGGCCTCACCAAGCCCCAAGGTTGAGCCCATCCGGGAATTCCCTATCCGTATACCCAAGCTCTGCATTGGGGACCTGGACTTCTCAGATCTGGGGGAGGATGAAGACCAGGACATGCTGAACACAGAGTCTGTGGAGGCTGGGAAAGGGgtcctgcccccaccacccccagtgcctctgctctctggaggccccccgcctcctccacccccacctcccccactcaTCAAAAGCCCAttcccaccacctccacccctggctgcccctcctcctccttcagtaCCTGATGGCCTAGCCCTCCCCACAAAGAGGAAGACAGTAAAACTTTTCTGGCGGGAGCTAAAGCTGGCTGGGGGCCATGGAGGCTCTCAGAGCCACTTTGGTCCTTGTCCCACCCTGTGGGCCTCACTGGAgcctgtctcagtggacacagcccGGCTGGAACACCTGTTCGAGTCCCGTGCCAAGGACGTGCTGCCTTCCAAG AAAGCTGGTGAGGGCCGCCGGACAATGACCACAGTGCTGGATCCCAAGCGCAGCAACGCCATCAACATTGGCCTAACCACACTGCCACCTGTGCACGTCATCAAGGCGGCCCTGCTCAATTTTGATGAGTTTGCTGTCAGCAAGGATGGCATTGAG AAGCTACTGACCATGATGCCCACGGATGAGGAGCGGCAGAAGATCGAGGAGGCCCATCTGGCCAATCCTGACATACCCCTGGGCCCAGCCGAGAATTTCCTGATGATTCTTGCCTCCATTGGGGCCCTGGCTGCTCGGCTACAACTCTGGGCCTTCAAGCTGGACTATGACAGCATGGAGCGG GAAATTGCAGAACCACTATTTGATCTGAAAGTGGGTATGGAACAGCTGGTGCAAAATGCCACCTTCCGCTGCATCCTGGCCACCCTGCTGGCTGTGGGCAACTTCCTCAATGGCTCCCAG AGCAGCGGCTTTGAACTGAGCTACCTGGAGAAGGTGTCAGAGGTGAAGGACACAGTGCGCCGGCAGTCACTGCTGCACCATCTCTGCTCCTTGGTGCTCCAGACCCGGCCTGATTCCTCCGACCTCTACTCAGAAATCCCTGCCCTGACCCGTTGTGCCAAG GTTGACTTTGAGCAGCTGACTGAGAACCTGGGGCAGCTAGAGCGCCGGAGCCGGGCAGCTGAGGAGAGTCTGCGGAGCTTGGCCAAGCACGAGCTGGCCCCAGCCCTGCGTGCCCGCCTCACCCACTTCCTGGCCCAGTGTGCCCGCCGTGTTGCCATGCTGCGGGTAGTGCACCGCCGTGTCTGCAACAG GTTCCGTGCCTTCCTGCTGTACCTGGGGTACACTGCACAGGCAGCTCGCGAAGTGCGCATCATGCAGTTCTGCCATACGCTGCGGGAGTTTGCACTGGAGTATCGGACTTGCCGGGAACGGgtgctgcagcagcagcagaagcggGCCACATACCGTGAGCGCAACAAGACCCGGGGACGCATGATCACTGAG ACAGAGAAGTTTTCTGGTGTGGCTGGGGAAGCCCCCAGCAACCCATCTGTCCCAGTGGCTGTGGGCAGCGGGCCAGGCCGGGGTGATGCCGACAGTCATGCCAGCATGAAGATTCTGCTCACCAGCAAGCCTGAGGACACCACACATGGTCGCCGCAGCAGAG GCATGGTCCAGAACAGCTCCCCAGTCGTGCCCACAGCAGTGGGGCCCTCCACTGTACCCCCAGAAGAATCCCCAGGCTCCAGTTTACCCAGTGACACTTCAGATGAGATCATGGACCTGCTAGTGCAGTCAGTGACCAAGAGCAGTCCTCGCGCCTTAGCTGCTCGAGAACGCAAGCGTTCCCGTGGCAACCGCAAGTCTT TGAGGCGGACGTTGAAGAGCGGGCTCGGAGAGGACCTGGTGCAGGCACTGGGACTGAGCAAGGGTTCTGACCTGGAGGTGTGA
- the FHOD1 gene encoding FH1/FH2 domain-containing protein 1 isoform X5 — translation MLEGFYEEISKGRKPTLILRTQLSVRVNAILEKLYGSSGPELRRSLFSLKQIFQEDKDLVPEFVHSEGLSCLIRVGAAADHNYQSYILRALGQLMLFVDGMLGVVAHSETVQWLYTLCASLSRLVVKTALKLLLVFVEYSENNAPLFICAVNSVASATGALPWANLVSILEEKNGADPELLVYTVTLINKTLAALPDQDSFYDVTDALEQQGMEALVQRLLGTAGTDVDLRAQLVLYESALRLEDGDIEEAAPGGRRERRKPSSEEGKRSRRSLEGGGCPVRAPEPGPSGLASPTGPASSPTSPASPLAPTSSSTGPAPPTGPTSSPVGPASGLRTSVSLFPTISVAPSSDSSCERSIYKLHQTAPVWAPESPPVPQSPTGQARLEARFLENVAAAETEKQAALAQGRAETLAGAMPDEVDRHPDTRKLWDSPEPAPAPRTPQSPTPRVLLRAQQSLEPEPEETLASPSPKVEPIREFPIRIPKLCIGDLDFSDLGEDEDQDMLNTESVEAGKGVLPPPPPVPLLSGGPPPPPPPPPPLIKSPFPPPPPLAAPPPPSVPDGLALPTKRKTVKLFWRELKLAGGHGGSQSHFGPCPTLWASLEPVSVDTARLEHLFESRAKDVLPSKKAGEGRRTMTTVLDPKRSNAINIGLTTLPPVHVIKAALLNFDEFAVSKDGIEKLLTMMPTDEERQKIEEAHLANPDIPLGPAENFLMILASIGALAARLQLWAFKLDYDSMEREIAEPLFDLKVGMEQLVQNATFRCILATLLAVGNFLNGSQSSGFELSYLEKVSEVKDTVRRQSLLHHLCSLVLQTRPDSSDLYSEIPALTRCAKVDFEQLTENLGQLERRSRAAEESLRSLAKHELAPALRARLTHFLAQCARRVAMLRVVHRRVCNRFRAFLLYLGYTAQAAREVRIMQFCHTLREFALEYRTCRERVLQQQQKRATYRERNKTRGRMITETEKFSGVAGEAPSNPSVPVAVGSGPGRGDADSHASMKILLTSKPEDTTHGRRSRGMVQNSSPVVPTAVGPSTVPPEESPGSSLPSDTSDEIMDLLVQSVTKSSPRALAARERKRSRGNRKSLRRTLKSGLGEDLVQALGLSKGSDLEV, via the exons ATGCTGGAGGGCTTCTATGAAGAGATCAG CAAAGGGCGGAAGCCTACGCTGATCCTGCGGACCCAGCTCTCCGTGAGGGTTAATGCCATCTTGG AAAAGTTGTATGGCTCCAGTGGCCCTGAGCTCCGCCGCTCCCTCTTCTCACTAAAGCAGATCTTCCAG GAGGACAAGGACCTGGTGCCTGAATTCGTGCATTCGGAGGGGCTGAGTTGCCTGATCCGTGTGGGTGCTGCTGCCGACCACAACTACCAGAGCTACATCCTCCGAG CACTAGGCCAGCTGATGCTTTTTGTGGATGGGATGCTAGGGGTGGTAGCTCACAGTGAGACCGTGCAGTGGCTGTACACACTGTGTGCCAGCCTG TCCCGCTTGGTAGTGAAGACAGCCCTGAAGCTGCTCCTGGTATTTGTGGAATACTCTGAGAACAACGCACCGCTGTTCATCTGTGCAGTCAACTCTGTGGCCAGCGCTACCG GTGCTCTTCCATGGGCCAATCTTGTGTCTATCCTGGAGGAGAAGAATGGTGCTGACCCCGAGTTGCTGGTGTACACAGTCACACTCATTAACAAG ACACTGGCAGCGCTCCCAGATCAGGACTCCTTCTATGACGTGACGGATGCACTGGAGCAGCAGGGCATGGAGGCACTGGTCCAGCGCCTCTTGGGCACTGCGGGCACTGATGTCGACCTGCGTGCCCAGCTTGTGCTTTACGAG AGCGCCCTGCGGTTGGAGGATGGAGACATCGAGGAAGCCGCCCCAGGTGGGCGGCGGGAGCGCCGAAAGCCGTCTTCAGAGGAGGGCAAGAGGAGCCGCCGATCTCTAGAAGGCGGGGGCTGCCCTGTGCGCGCCCCTGAGCCTGG CCCCTCAGGCCTCGCCTCGCCGACAGGCCCCGCCTCCAGCCCCACAAGCCCCGCCTCGCCGCtagcccccacctcctcctccaccgGCCCTGCTCCACCgacaggccccacctccagcccgGTGGGCCCTGCCTCTGGCCTCCGTACCTCGGTGAGCCTCTTTCCTACCATCTCCGTGGCGCCCTCCTCCGACAGCTCCTGCGAGAGGAGCATCTACAA acTTCACCAAACTGCTCCTGTTTG GGCCCCTGAGAGCCCACCTGTCCCCCAGTCCCCTACTGGGCAGGCCAGGCTGGA AGCCCGGTTCCTGGAGAATGTGGCAGCGGCGGAAACAGAGAAGCAGGCTGCGCTGGCCCAGGGCCGGGCAGAGACGCTGGCTGGGGCCATGCCTGATGAGGTGGATAGGCACCCAG ATACCCGGAAACTATGGGACTCCCCAGAACCAGCCCCTGCACCCAGAACACCCCAGAGCCCTACCCCCCGAGTCCTACTCCGGGCCCAGCAGAGTCTTGAGCCAGAGCCCGAGGAGACACTGGCCTCACCAAGCCCCAAGGTTGAGCCCATCCGGGAATTCCCTATCCGTATACCCAAGCTCTGCATTGGGGACCTGGACTTCTCAGATCTGGGGGAGGATGAAGACCAGGACATGCTGAACACAGAGTCTGTGGAGGCTGGGAAAGGGgtcctgcccccaccacccccagtgcctctgctctctggaggccccccgcctcctccacccccacctcccccactcaTCAAAAGCCCAttcccaccacctccacccctggctgcccctcctcctccttcagtaCCTGATGGCCTAGCCCTCCCCACAAAGAGGAAGACAGTAAAACTTTTCTGGCGGGAGCTAAAGCTGGCTGGGGGCCATGGAGGCTCTCAGAGCCACTTTGGTCCTTGTCCCACCCTGTGGGCCTCACTGGAgcctgtctcagtggacacagcccGGCTGGAACACCTGTTCGAGTCCCGTGCCAAGGACGTGCTGCCTTCCAAG AAAGCTGGTGAGGGCCGCCGGACAATGACCACAGTGCTGGATCCCAAGCGCAGCAACGCCATCAACATTGGCCTAACCACACTGCCACCTGTGCACGTCATCAAGGCGGCCCTGCTCAATTTTGATGAGTTTGCTGTCAGCAAGGATGGCATTGAG AAGCTACTGACCATGATGCCCACGGATGAGGAGCGGCAGAAGATCGAGGAGGCCCATCTGGCCAATCCTGACATACCCCTGGGCCCAGCCGAGAATTTCCTGATGATTCTTGCCTCCATTGGGGCCCTGGCTGCTCGGCTACAACTCTGGGCCTTCAAGCTGGACTATGACAGCATGGAGCGG GAAATTGCAGAACCACTATTTGATCTGAAAGTGGGTATGGAACAGCTGGTGCAAAATGCCACCTTCCGCTGCATCCTGGCCACCCTGCTGGCTGTGGGCAACTTCCTCAATGGCTCCCAG AGCAGCGGCTTTGAACTGAGCTACCTGGAGAAGGTGTCAGAGGTGAAGGACACAGTGCGCCGGCAGTCACTGCTGCACCATCTCTGCTCCTTGGTGCTCCAGACCCGGCCTGATTCCTCCGACCTCTACTCAGAAATCCCTGCCCTGACCCGTTGTGCCAAG GTTGACTTTGAGCAGCTGACTGAGAACCTGGGGCAGCTAGAGCGCCGGAGCCGGGCAGCTGAGGAGAGTCTGCGGAGCTTGGCCAAGCACGAGCTGGCCCCAGCCCTGCGTGCCCGCCTCACCCACTTCCTGGCCCAGTGTGCCCGCCGTGTTGCCATGCTGCGGGTAGTGCACCGCCGTGTCTGCAACAG GTTCCGTGCCTTCCTGCTGTACCTGGGGTACACTGCACAGGCAGCTCGCGAAGTGCGCATCATGCAGTTCTGCCATACGCTGCGGGAGTTTGCACTGGAGTATCGGACTTGCCGGGAACGGgtgctgcagcagcagcagaagcggGCCACATACCGTGAGCGCAACAAGACCCGGGGACGCATGATCACTGAG ACAGAGAAGTTTTCTGGTGTGGCTGGGGAAGCCCCCAGCAACCCATCTGTCCCAGTGGCTGTGGGCAGCGGGCCAGGCCGGGGTGATGCCGACAGTCATGCCAGCATGAAGATTCTGCTCACCAGCAAGCCTGAGGACACCACACATGGTCGCCGCAGCAGAG GCATGGTCCAGAACAGCTCCCCAGTCGTGCCCACAGCAGTGGGGCCCTCCACTGTACCCCCAGAAGAATCCCCAGGCTCCAGTTTACCCAGTGACACTTCAGATGAGATCATGGACCTGCTAGTGCAGTCAGTGACCAAGAGCAGTCCTCGCGCCTTAGCTGCTCGAGAACGCAAGCGTTCCCGTGGCAACCGCAAGTCTT TGAGGCGGACGTTGAAGAGCGGGCTCGGAGAGGACCTGGTGCAGGCACTGGGACTGAGCAAGGGTTCTGACCTGGAGGTGTGA